One genomic region from Ornithinicoccus hortensis encodes:
- a CDS encoding class I SAM-dependent methyltransferase, protein MANEAMRQTWAQGGAGWVEHETIFDAVFAPVTAAILERDAPAPGLRLLDVGCGSGTLLEAGARAGADVVGVDISPVMARAARARVPSATVLVADAQSADLLVEAPGEPFDRVVSRFGVMFFDEPAAAFANLRRCSAPGARLVFACWRGVAENPSFTAGTELLVARMDPRPEPPPPGAPGPMAFADGERLRGLLTAAGWGSVAVDPFDFTGVYGSGDSDGVAERMAVILSTSGGRLARAQLEPRLGEEGWASLLEEVRAEVRTHLVDGVVQLPGATWLVSATNS, encoded by the coding sequence GTGGCCAACGAGGCGATGCGGCAGACCTGGGCCCAGGGCGGTGCCGGCTGGGTGGAGCACGAGACGATCTTCGACGCGGTGTTCGCGCCGGTGACGGCGGCGATCCTGGAGCGCGATGCACCGGCGCCGGGGCTGCGGTTGCTCGACGTCGGGTGCGGGTCGGGCACGCTGCTGGAGGCCGGCGCGCGGGCGGGCGCCGATGTGGTCGGGGTCGACATCTCGCCGGTGATGGCGCGTGCCGCCCGCGCCCGCGTGCCGTCCGCGACGGTCCTGGTGGCGGATGCCCAGTCGGCGGACCTGCTGGTGGAGGCGCCGGGGGAGCCGTTCGACCGGGTGGTGTCCCGCTTCGGGGTGATGTTCTTCGACGAGCCCGCGGCGGCGTTCGCCAACCTGCGGCGGTGCAGCGCCCCCGGTGCGCGGCTGGTCTTCGCGTGCTGGCGGGGCGTGGCTGAGAACCCCAGCTTCACCGCGGGGACCGAGCTGCTGGTGGCGCGGATGGATCCGCGCCCGGAACCCCCGCCGCCGGGTGCACCCGGCCCGATGGCGTTCGCGGACGGAGAGCGCCTGCGTGGTCTCCTGACCGCGGCGGGGTGGGGCTCGGTCGCGGTGGACCCGTTCGACTTCACCGGCGTCTACGGCAGCGGTGACAGCGACGGGGTGGCAGAGCGGATGGCGGTGATCCTGTCCACCAGCGGCGGGCGGCTGGCCCGCGCGCAGCTGGAGCCGCGGCTCGGGGAGGAGGGCTGGGCCAGCCTGCTCGAGGAGGTCCGGGCCGAGGTCCGGACGCACCTGGTCGACGGGGTGGTGCAACTCCCCGGCGCCACCTGGCTGGTGAGCGCGACCAACTCCTAG